Part of the Nitrospirota bacterium genome, GGATCAGGGACTGAACATGACTCAACCCGGGAACTGCGTGACCGAAGGGATAAGGGATTTTGCCTTTGAACAACATCTTGATGCCCAACGGCAGTAGGTGCAAGAGGGCACGGGGTGAGAACCCGACCACTTTCAGTGGCATGATTGCTTCATTCAAACGCCCTTGCTGTTCGATCAGATCGGTAAAGCCAAGGACATGACGCGCGCCGCCCGTCATCGACAAGCCTCGTTGGAGCGAGGCCCGCCGCAGCCGGATAATCGCCTCCATCGGTTTGACGTCTTTCGGGCAGACCTCCACGCAGAAGTTGCAGCGCGTGCAATCCCAGATTCCATGCTCGCCTTGAAGCGCCGACAGCCTGGCGCGGGTTGCCGATGGAGCCTCACGCGGGTCGGAGAGAAATCGATCTGCCTTCGCCAAGGCTGCGGGGCCTGCAAACCCCTTTGACACTTCATGCACGGTACAGGCGGCCACGCATGCGCCACACATGATACAGGCATCCACATTGTGAAACTGCGGGTTGCCCAGATCGGCCCGTCCCTGCCTCCGGGCCGCCATGCCTTCACGCGATGGTCGAGCTGCCGATACCAGCCAAGGATGGACACCGTGAATCTTTTCCCAGAACGAGGCCATATTCACGACCAGGTCCTTGATCACCGGCAAGTTGCGGAGCGGCTCGACTCTAATGTGCCCATGCCGCTCCACTTCATTGCGGAGGGAAGTCCGGCAAGCCAATTTCTCGCTCCCGTTGATTGTCATCGCACAAGACCCGCAAATCGCGGAGCGGCAGGAGTAGCGGAGGGCCAAGCCCCCGTCGCATTCGTTCTTGATCCGAATGAGGGCATCCAGGACGGTCATCCCGCGCCCGACATCGAGCCGGAACTCCTCAGGGTGGCCGGTCGAATCGACTTCGGGATTGAACCGTTGGATGGTGAAGGTCAGGCGCATAGAGGACGTGAGGCGTAAAACGTGAAACGTCAGGCGTAAAACGTGTGAAAGCTTTTTACGCCTTACGCCTTACGTCTTGATCAGCCCAGCTCGAACGTCTTCGGAGAGTTCGTCAGATTGCGACATCCGTCTTTGGTGACGAGCACCATGTCTTCGATACGGACTGCGCCGA contains:
- the sdhB gene encoding succinate dehydrogenase iron-sulfur subunit gives rise to the protein MRLTFTIQRFNPEVDSTGHPEEFRLDVGRGMTVLDALIRIKNECDGGLALRYSCRSAICGSCAMTINGSEKLACRTSLRNEVERHGHIRVEPLRNLPVIKDLVVNMASFWEKIHGVHPWLVSAARPSREGMAARRQGRADLGNPQFHNVDACIMCGACVAACTVHEVSKGFAGPAALAKADRFLSDPREAPSATRARLSALQGEHGIWDCTRCNFCVEVCPKDVKPMEAIIRLRRASLQRGLSMTGGARHVLGFTDLIEQQGRLNEAIMPLKVVGFSPRALLHLLPLGIKMLFKGKIPYPFGHAVPGLSHVQSLIRRARCGIPRV